The genomic interval GTGCGGGTGCGTGCCGCCTCGTTCGACAGCTCGCCCATCAACACCACGATATTGCCCTTGCCCTTCATCAGGCGGCACATCTCCTGGGTTTGCAGCGTGCCCGAGACTTTTTCGTCGGACGCCACAAAGGCCGCGTTCTTGGGCAGCTTGTCAAAGTCCACTGGGCGGCGGTTCACGTAGACCAGCGGAATGCCCGCGTCGCCCACCATCTTGGTCATCTTGGTGGTGGCATCGGTGTCCACCGGGTTGATGATGATGGCATCGACCTTCTGGGCGATGAAGTTCTGGATCTGGTTGAGCTGGCGGCCCACGTCGTTGTCGGCGTTTTCCATCTGCACACTGGCCCCGACGGTTTTGGCCTGGGCCAGCAGCGCATCGGACATGTAGGCCAAAAAGGTTTCCTGGTTGGCCATGGCCAGACCGATCTTCTGGGCCTGGGCGGCCAAGGGGGTCAACACGGAAGCTGCGACGGCGGCGGCGAGGATGAGTTTTTTCATTTTGAAAATTTCCTGGTGGGTGGAGCGGGGTTTATCAACACGTCGCTACTTTAAACACCAACTTGAATAAATTTTCTAAGTAGTTACTCTGAGAGAAATAAATTTCTTTTATTAATTTGACGGAAAAATATAACGACCCAGAGTTAGGTTTTGGCAGGGCAGTTAGGCCGCTTTTTCACTGGTAAGTTAGGCGGTTTCGGCCCTGCGAGGCGGGGTGAAAAATAGATTATCAGGGCGAGAAAAATATAATCATACGGGGTGAATTGACACTGTTTTCTAACTGCCAGAGTTAATCCTGCGAGTGATTAACCCGTGGAATGGACATTTCCACCTAACGCATCAAGGCCCAGCGCACGCCGCTGCTCAAACCATCCACCAGCGCCACCAGCACCAGCATGGCCACCAGCACCGTGCTGGTCTCGGGCATCTGGAACAGGCCCATGTGGAAGGCCAGCATCTGGCCCAGGCCGCCCGCGCCCACCACGCCCAGCACGGTGGCGGCGCGGATGTTGTTTTCCCAGCGGTACAGGGTGTAGCTGACCAGCTGCGGCAGCACCTGGGGCAGGCGGGAGTACAGCAGCACCTGCACAGCACCCACGCCGCGCGCGCGCAGGGCCTGGGCCGGGCCGTCGGGGGCGTTCTCCAGGCTCTCGGCAAACAGTCGGCCCAGCACGCCGGTGGTGTGCAGCGCCAGCGCCAATGTCCCGGCGAACGGCCCCAGCCCGGCGGCGACCAGCAGCAGGGTGGCCCAGACCAGCTCGGGGATGCTGCGCAGCGCGTTCAGCAGTGCCCGCGTGGGGCCGCGCCACAGCGCCCGGTCGTCCGCGTGGGTTTTGCTGGCGGGCAGGGCCAGCGCCAGGCCGCAGACCACTGCCAGCAGTGTGCCCAGGGCCGACATGGCCAGCGTCTCCAGCGTGGCGGTCAGCAGCTTGCGCAGAAAGGCGGGTTCGGTGTTGGGCACTAGCAGTTCGGCGACAAAGCGGCCCATGCGCTGCAGCGCGTCGGCGGAAAGAAATTTCGCCCATTGCAAGTCCAGCGTGGCAAAGCTGGCCCCCACCAGAGCCACTACGCCCATCGCGAACCACAGCGCCTTGGAACGGGCATGGAACAGCGCCGAGGGCAGCTTGTAAGTCTCGTTGGCAGCCTGTTTCACGCCAAACCCCTGCGCAGCCACGCGCTGGTGCAGTCCGCCAGCCACACTAGCCCCATGAACACCAGCAGCATGGTGCTGACCTCGGCACCATTGAACATCTTCATCGACGCGTCCATGTGCTGGCCCAGGCCGCCCGCGCCCACAAAGCCCAGCACGGCGGACGAGCGGATGGCGCATTCCCAGCGGTAGACGGTATAGCTGGTCAGCTCGCCCGCGTTTTGCGGCAGCAGGCCGTAGAAGAAGGCTTGCAGCCGCCCGGTGCCGTGGCGCAGCAGGGCCTGGGTGGCGGCGGGCTCGCCGGATTCGAGAATCTCGGCATACACCTTGCCCAGCATGCCCGCGTAGGTCAGCGCAATCGCCAGCACGCCCGAGGTGGGGCCCAGGCCCACCACGCGCACAAACACCAGCGCCCAGACCAGCTCGGGCACGCTGCGCAGCAGCACCAGCAGCCAGCGCACCGCCAGCCGCACGCCCGAGCCCAGGGGAGCCATCCGCCCGGTGAGCGCCGAAATCGACAGCACCCGCACCGACAGCAGCGTCAGCGGCACGGCCAGCAGCAGCGCCAGGGTGATGCCCGCCGTCGCCATGGCCACGGTGCGCCAGGTTTCCACGGCCACGGTCCACAGAAAGCCGGGCTCTAGCTTGGGGGGGAAAAAATCGCCCACAAAGCGCAGCGTGGGCCGCAGGCTGTCGGGCTGCAGCAGCACCCAGGGCTGGAACTCGGTGAGCACCAGCAGCGGCCACAGCAGCACGGCGGCGGCCAGCAGCCAGAACAGGCGGCTGTGCCAGGCGGGGTCTCGGGTGGGATAGCTGCTTATCGGCAATGCATCACCACCGGCGGTGTGGCGGGCAGCAGGGCGGGCTCGGGCGCAGGCCCGGTCAGCTCGTCCAGGTGCTGGGCGTACAGGCTGTGCAGCCGCTCGCGCGTCACCTGTGCGGCGGGCAGGTCGAACACGATGGCCCCCTCGCGCAGACCCAGGATGCGCGGGAAATGCGCCAGCGCCATGTCCACGTGGTGCAGGCTGGCCAGCAGCGTGGTGCCGCGCACCTGGGCGGCCTGGGTCAGGGTGTGCATCGCCTGCTCGGCACGGGCCGGGTCCAGGGCCGACAGCGGTTCGTCCACCAGCCAGAGCCGCGCATCGGCCACCAGCGCCCGCGCCAGGCCCACGCGCTGGCGTTCGCCGCCCGACAGGCGGTCCACCCGCTCAAACAGCTTGTCGGCCAGGTCGAACTGCGCCAGCGCGGCCTCGGCCGCCGGAATGTCCACCGGGTAAAACAGGCTGCGCACGCTGCGCCACAGGCCCATCGTCGGCAACTGCCCGGCCAGCACCGACGTAACGACCCGCTGGCGCGGCGGCAGCGGTGGCACCTGCGGGGCGATGAAGAGTTGGCGGCGCAGGTTTTGCAGCTGGGCACGCGTCAGCGCCCACGGGTCGCGCCCGTCCAGCAGCACCTGCCCCTGGCTGGGCCGCAGCGCGCAGCCCAGCAGGTGCAGCAGCGTGGTTTTTCCCGCCCCCGACGGCCCGATCACCGCCACCTGCTCCCCGGCGGCCAGCGCCAGGCTGATCTCACGCAGCGCCGCCGGGGCGTGCGTAGCCGCAGCAGGATGGCGGGCCGACGCGGCCAGGAGTTGGAGTTGCATATAAAAAGAGCTTCTCGTGCTTATTCCATCAGCACGAGCAGCTATTTATTTTGTAGTGCGGCCTATTTCAGCAAACCGGCGCTGCGGGCTGCGGCTTCGATGCCCTTGTAGTTGACGGGCTGGGTGGGGATGAAGCGGGTGGCGCGTTGCAGCTCCAGCACTTCCTTGCCCTCGGGGGTGGCGCTGCTCAGGTCCAGAAAGGCTTTGGCCAGCTTCTCGCGCAGGGCCACGGGCATGTCGGCGTGCACGCTCCAGTTGTAGTCGAAGTAGGGCGGGGTGGTGTAGAACACGTGGACCTTGGCGGTGTCGACCTTTTTGTCGGCCACAAACTTGTCCCACACTGAGATGTTGAGCGCGCCCGCGTCCACTTTGCCCGCAGCCACGGCGGCGATGGTGGCATCGTGTGCGCCCGAGAAGGCCACGCGTTTCAGGTCCTTGTCGGGGTCGACCTTGGCTTCCAGCAAAAAGCTGCGCGGCATCAGGTGGCCGGAGGTGCTGGACGGTGCGCCAAAGCTCAGGGTGTGGCCTTTCAGGTCGGCCAGCGCCTTGATGGCCGGGTCGGCGGTGATGAAGACCGAGCGGAATTTGGTGTCCTCCTCGCGCTGCACCAGCGGGATGATCTTGCCGCCCGAGCGCTCGTTGGCCTGCACAAAGGTAAAGCCGCCAAACCAGGCCACGTCCACCTGCTTGTTGACCAGCGCCTCGACGGCCGCTGCGTAGTCGCTCACCGGGGTGAACTCCACCTTCATGGCGAGGCGGCCCTCCAGGTACTTGACCAGCGGCGCGGCCTTGCGGGCCAGCTCGGTGGGGGCTTCGTCAGGGATGGCCGTCATGCGCAGCACCTGCTGGGCGCTGGACAGACCGGCACAGCACAGGGTGGCCACGGCCAGGGCGGTTTGAATGAAGAAACGTTTCATGGGGCGTACCAGGTGGGAGGGAGTGGGTGAAAACCCCGGTATTAGACCCCAGCCCCGTATGGCCTCCCGCATGCAGCAGTCAATACAAAAAATTGAAAATAAATTGTATACACGTATTTTGGATTTATAAAGCCGAGTTGAGTCCATTTCAATTTCCATGGAGCCCCGTCCACCATGTCAGAACTCCATTCCTTGTACGTCCGCGCCCATTTGTCCAAAGGGGCGTACCAAAAATACATCGACAGCCCGTGCGCCAACG from Comamonadaceae bacterium OS-1 carries:
- the thpA_2 gene encoding D-threitol-binding protein, whose product is MKKLILAAAVAASVLTPLAAQAQKIGLAMANQETFLAYMSDALLAQAKTVGASVQMENADNDVGRQLNQIQNFIAQKVDAIIINPVDTDATTKMTKMVGDAGIPLVYVNRRPVDFDKLPKNAAFVASDEKVSGTLQTQEMCRLMKGKGNIVVLMGELSNEAARTRTKDIEDVLATPECAAIKILDKREGKWLRTNGTDIVSNWLTAGLKFDAIIANNDEMAIGAIQALKANNKWTPGYLVAGIDATPDALASMKAGDLKVTVFQNAAGQGRGSLDAAVKLIKKQPVDRFVNIPFELVTPANLAKYAK
- the btuD_13 gene encoding vitamin B12 import ATP-binding protein BtuD, producing MQLQLLAASARHPAAATHAPAALREISLALAAGEQVAVIGPSGAGKTTLLHLLGCALRPSQGQVLLDGRDPWALTRAQLQNLRRQLFIAPQVPPLPPRQRVVTSVLAGQLPTMGLWRSVRSLFYPVDIPAAEAALAQFDLADKLFERVDRLSGGERQRVGLARALVADARLWLVDEPLSALDPARAEQAMHTLTQAAQVRGTTLLASLHHVDMALAHFPRILGLREGAIVFDLPAAQVTRERLHSLYAQHLDELTGPAPEPALLPATPPVVMHCR
- the phnD1 gene encoding putative ABC transporter phosphite binding protein PhnD1 translates to MREAIRGWGLIPGFSPTPSHLVRPMKRFFIQTALAVATLCCAGLSSAQQVLRMTAIPDEAPTELARKAAPLVKYLEGRLAMKVEFTPVSDYAAAVEALVNKQVDVAWFGGFTFVQANERSGGKIIPLVQREEDTKFRSVFITADPAIKALADLKGHTLSFGAPSSTSGHLMPRSFLLEAKVDPDKDLKRVAFSGAHDATIAAVAAGKVDAGALNISVWDKFVADKKVDTAKVHVFYTTPPYFDYNWSVHADMPVALREKLAKAFLDLSSATPEGKEVLELQRATRFIPTQPVNYKGIEAAARSAGLLK